One window from the genome of Bacillus weihaiensis encodes:
- a CDS encoding Na+/H+ antiporter family protein — translation MNAVMIAVIVMLILSLLRINVVFALVIGAFVGGLTGGLDVATTIQIFTDGLGGNATVALSYALLGAFAVALSTTGLPDAMVAGAVKLVGREGETRRKTLSKVLIILMILTMSIFSQNVIPVHIAFIPVLIPPLLKVLNELQVDRRLIATVLTFGLITPYMFLPVGFGAIFHEIMQANMEQSGLVVALSDIPKAMAIPALGMLIGLLVAIFFSYRKNRVYETREVANQEQSYSYSPKTILIAVIAIIVSLTVQLYLSQQLGVEGMIFGALAGLIVLYASGTLKRNEADVVITSGMKMMAFIGFVMITASGFASVLKETGHVELLVEDAANMIGGNQAVGALLMLVVGLLVTMGIGSSFSTIPIITTIFVPLCLELGLSPMATIAIVGTAAALGDAGSPASDSTLGPTSGLAADGNHNHIWDTCVPTFIHYNIPLIIFGWIAAIIL, via the coding sequence ATGAATGCTGTTATGATTGCAGTTATTGTCATGCTTATTTTAAGCTTATTACGAATAAATGTTGTTTTTGCTTTGGTAATTGGAGCATTTGTTGGAGGTCTAACTGGAGGTTTGGATGTTGCTACAACGATTCAAATTTTCACAGATGGTCTTGGTGGAAATGCGACTGTTGCTCTTAGCTATGCATTGCTTGGTGCTTTTGCAGTTGCTTTGTCGACAACAGGTTTACCTGATGCAATGGTAGCAGGTGCCGTGAAATTAGTAGGACGTGAAGGAGAGACACGACGTAAAACTCTTTCAAAAGTTTTGATTATCCTTATGATCTTAACGATGTCTATTTTTTCTCAGAATGTGATTCCCGTTCATATTGCTTTTATTCCAGTACTTATTCCACCTTTATTGAAAGTATTAAATGAATTACAAGTGGATCGACGCTTAATAGCAACAGTTTTAACTTTTGGATTGATTACACCATATATGTTTTTACCGGTTGGATTTGGTGCGATTTTTCATGAAATCATGCAAGCAAATATGGAACAAAGCGGCTTAGTTGTTGCACTTTCTGATATTCCGAAAGCCATGGCGATTCCGGCGCTAGGAATGTTGATCGGATTGTTAGTCGCTATATTCTTTAGTTACCGTAAAAATAGAGTCTATGAAACTCGTGAAGTAGCAAATCAAGAGCAAAGTTATTCATATAGCCCTAAAACCATTCTTATTGCGGTGATTGCCATTATTGTGTCGTTAACGGTTCAGCTATATCTTTCTCAACAGCTTGGTGTAGAAGGAATGATTTTCGGTGCACTTGCTGGTTTAATTGTATTGTATGCAAGTGGTACGTTAAAAAGAAATGAAGCAGATGTTGTTATCACTAGTGGTATGAAGATGATGGCATTTATTGGATTTGTTATGATTACTGCATCAGGATTTGCAAGTGTGTTAAAAGAAACAGGACACGTTGAATTACTTGTAGAGGATGCAGCAAACATGATTGGTGGAAATCAAGCAGTAGGTGCACTATTAATGCTAGTTGTAGGATTGCTTGTGACGATGGGGATCGGTTCATCTTTCTCAACGATTCCAATTATTACAACAATTTTTGTACCTTTATGTTTAGAACTGGGGTTAAGTCCGATGGCAACAATAGCAATAGTTGGGACTGCTGCCGCTTTAGGTGATGCGGGTTCTCCAGCTTCAGATAGTACATTAGGGCCTACATCAGGTCTTGCTGCTGATGGAAATCATAATCATATCTGGGATACTTGTGTTCCTACTTTTATTCATTACAATATTCCACTCATAATTTTTGGATGGATAGCGGCTATCATTTTATAG
- a CDS encoding IS256 family transposase: MTQLQFSLDMNVLKDSVMNSNIDTVIKSAIVLVLNEFMEKERDEYLHAYPYERSDERRDYRNGYYERDLTMSVGKIKLKVPRTRHGEFSPSVFEKYARCDQALVLSMLEMVINGVSTRKVTHIVEQLCGENISKSFVSSLTQKLDPIVNDWAKRPLNITYYPFVFVDAMYIKVREHQRVVSKAVYIATAITDKNKREILGLSVDHTESFESWRNFFQQLKSRGLQSPKLVISDAHQGLQKAIQREFIGTCWQRCNVHFKRNIFTKLPKKDSTEIKLMIKRIFEAVTIEDMRNFKEELMAQFTDNHKYEKALAILDDGFEDTIQYMNFPEHIRCHIRSTNSLERLNQEVRRRERVIRVFPNTQSAFRLVGAVLMHYQDSIYSKKKSLTK; encoded by the coding sequence ATGACTCAATTACAGTTTAGCCTAGATATGAATGTTTTAAAAGATTCAGTTATGAATTCTAATATTGATACTGTTATAAAGTCTGCAATAGTTTTAGTTTTAAATGAATTTATGGAAAAAGAAAGAGACGAATATCTCCATGCATACCCTTATGAGCGTTCTGACGAACGTAGAGATTACCGTAATGGTTACTATGAACGTGATTTAACTATGAGTGTTGGCAAGATAAAACTCAAGGTCCCTCGAACACGTCATGGTGAATTTTCACCATCTGTATTTGAGAAGTATGCACGTTGTGATCAGGCTTTGGTCCTTTCTATGTTAGAGATGGTCATTAATGGTGTATCTACTAGGAAAGTGACACATATTGTTGAACAACTCTGCGGTGAGAATATATCAAAATCATTTGTATCCTCACTTACTCAAAAATTAGATCCAATCGTGAATGACTGGGCAAAGAGACCTTTAAACATAACTTACTACCCCTTTGTTTTTGTAGATGCTATGTATATAAAAGTTCGTGAACATCAACGAGTTGTCTCTAAAGCTGTCTATATTGCTACTGCTATTACAGATAAAAACAAACGTGAAATCCTAGGATTAAGTGTTGATCATACAGAAAGCTTTGAATCCTGGAGAAACTTTTTCCAACAACTGAAATCACGTGGTCTTCAATCTCCTAAGCTTGTAATTTCCGATGCTCATCAAGGTCTTCAGAAAGCTATCCAGCGTGAATTTATTGGGACTTGTTGGCAAAGATGTAATGTCCATTTTAAGCGTAATATTTTTACCAAACTGCCAAAAAAAGATTCTACTGAGATAAAATTGATGATAAAACGTATTTTTGAAGCTGTCACAATTGAAGATATGAGAAACTTTAAAGAAGAGTTGATGGCTCAGTTTACTGACAATCATAAATATGAAAAAGCACTCGCTATCCTGGATGATGGTTTCGAAGATACCATACAATACATGAACTTTCCAGAACACATACGTTGCCATATCAGAAGTACTAATTCTCTTGAAAGATTGAATCAAGAGGTACGTAGAAGAGAGCGAGTCATACGAGTTTTTCCAAATACACAATCTGCTTTTCGACTAGTTGGCGCAGTTCTTATGCATTACCAGGATTCTATCTATTCTAAAAAGAAATCCTTAACAAAATAG